The following coding sequences lie in one Photobacterium sp. CCB-ST2H9 genomic window:
- a CDS encoding AraC family transcriptional regulator, with translation MREKPQKKEFSKLWRPARIPEVELLSASFQQFEFSRHWHDELAIGVIESGAEGLFYRGNNIVVPQHHVVAINPSEVHTGFAGCEQGWRYRMFYFPPEFISGYFDASEKHAEPVINTSLIDNPALFGRLLQCHIALEVPSLNLTQSSLLTLALEHLFTQYGTAKPAHELAGQAQNRTKQVRDYLHDHWQENVSLEALEAVSGLTKYQLIRYFKAHYGLTPHQFLLLLKVQKAKGLLMSGHSCVDTALSCGFFDQSHFTRNFKRAFGVPPKHYLV, from the coding sequence ATGCGGGAAAAACCACAGAAAAAGGAATTTTCAAAACTCTGGCGTCCTGCACGAATACCAGAGGTTGAGCTATTGTCGGCTTCGTTTCAGCAGTTTGAATTTTCACGGCATTGGCATGATGAATTAGCGATTGGCGTGATTGAATCGGGTGCTGAAGGTCTTTTTTATCGGGGTAACAATATTGTTGTCCCTCAGCACCACGTGGTCGCAATTAACCCTTCCGAGGTTCATACGGGGTTCGCCGGATGCGAGCAGGGATGGCGTTACCGGATGTTCTATTTCCCGCCTGAATTTATCTCGGGCTATTTTGATGCCAGCGAGAAGCACGCAGAGCCTGTGATAAATACCTCTTTAATCGATAATCCTGCTTTATTCGGGCGGCTTTTGCAGTGTCATATTGCACTGGAAGTTCCCAGTCTGAATTTAACGCAGTCGTCGTTGCTGACACTCGCTCTCGAGCATTTGTTCACTCAATACGGCACGGCGAAGCCCGCACATGAACTTGCGGGTCAAGCGCAGAACCGGACAAAACAGGTCAGAGATTATCTTCATGACCACTGGCAGGAGAATGTTTCTTTAGAAGCGCTTGAAGCCGTCAGTGGCCTGACAAAATATCAACTGATCCGCTATTTTAAAGCGCATTACGGGCTGACACCGCATCAGTTTTTGCTGCTGCTGAAAGTGCAGAAAGCTAAAGGGTTGCTGATGAGCGGGCACAGTTGTGTCGATACGGCACTCAGCTGCGGCTTCTTTGACCAGAGCCATTTCACCCGCAATTTCAAGCGTGCTTTCGGGGTACCGCCGAAGCATTATCTCGTCTGA
- a CDS encoding LysE family translocator, producing the protein MSFLLLWLGVMFPLVFSPGPANIVFAASGASVGVRRSIPLLLGIDTVFLMKSLLIGLGLGALIHENPLVLQLLQVVGACYIMYLAKGFLKTSLHTANGQVKHLGFTDGVLIQLLNSKGWLLVLLMFSLFSEKAQQEFGEHAIWVLVAWLAVLNILMHLVWIWAGGLLAKLSGNRKNQKIQGLIYFALMMVVAFWLLVDNPLWQQLIPVG; encoded by the coding sequence ATGAGTTTTTTATTGCTTTGGTTAGGGGTGATGTTTCCTTTGGTCTTTAGTCCGGGGCCGGCCAATATTGTGTTTGCGGCATCGGGGGCCAGTGTCGGTGTCCGGCGTTCCATACCTTTGTTACTGGGAATTGATACTGTTTTCCTGATGAAGTCGCTGTTGATCGGTCTGGGATTAGGCGCACTGATTCACGAAAATCCGCTGGTTTTGCAACTGTTACAGGTTGTCGGGGCCTGTTACATCATGTATCTGGCAAAGGGATTTTTAAAAACTAGTTTGCACACGGCGAATGGACAAGTGAAACATCTGGGATTTACCGATGGGGTGCTTATCCAGTTGCTAAACAGTAAAGGCTGGTTGCTGGTGTTGCTCATGTTCTCCCTGTTTTCGGAGAAAGCGCAGCAGGAGTTCGGCGAGCATGCGATTTGGGTGCTGGTTGCATGGCTTGCTGTGCTGAATATATTGATGCATCTGGTCTGGATTTGGGCGGGCGGTTTGCTGGCGAAACTTTCCGGGAACCGGAAAAACCAGAAAATTCAGGGACTCATCTATTTTGCTTTGATGATGGTTGTAGCGTTCTGGCTGCTGGTGGATAACCCGCTTTGGCAGCAGCTGATCCCAGTGGGCTGA
- the leuE gene encoding leucine efflux protein LeuE, with protein MFADYGVLNFWAYVVGAMFIVLLPGPNSLFVLKTGMTQGIRPGYMAALGVFIGDAVLIFCAYAGVATLIQTTPILFTLVRYLGAIYLLFLGGKIVYSAFQPGESEEALPATVGKRVFRKALILSLTNPKAILFYVSFFVQFIDMTFDSPAIPFMILAAVLEVFSLIFLSVLIFAGSYVTRLVKASKRARQLGNTLMGTLFIGFAARLALSNA; from the coding sequence ATGTTTGCTGATTACGGCGTATTGAATTTTTGGGCTTATGTGGTCGGGGCCATGTTTATCGTCCTTTTGCCTGGCCCTAATTCATTGTTTGTACTGAAAACCGGAATGACCCAAGGAATCCGCCCGGGATATATGGCGGCCTTGGGTGTTTTCATCGGAGATGCGGTGTTGATTTTCTGCGCCTATGCCGGCGTCGCGACCCTGATTCAGACCACGCCGATCCTCTTCACACTGGTACGGTATCTGGGGGCAATCTATCTGTTGTTTCTTGGCGGCAAGATTGTCTACAGCGCTTTTCAACCCGGTGAATCTGAGGAGGCCTTACCTGCGACAGTCGGAAAGCGGGTTTTTCGAAAAGCCCTGATCCTCAGTCTGACCAATCCGAAGGCCATTTTGTTTTACGTGTCTTTCTTTGTGCAGTTTATCGATATGACGTTTGACAGCCCCGCAATTCCATTTATGATTCTGGCGGCGGTGCTGGAGGTGTTCAGCCTGATTTTCCTCAGTGTCCTGATTTTTGCCGGCTCGTATGTGACCCGGCTGGTGAAAGCCAGCAAGCGGGCCCGACAACTCGGCAATACGCTCATGGGGACACTGTTTATCGGTTTTGCTGCAAGGCTGGCATTATCGAACGCGTGA
- a CDS encoding DMT family transporter translates to MNERKPVDTTAVSIMVVFCFVMGLQQIFLKATGDDIAPILQIGIRSGIAAVLVCLYVVLRRKRLFFADGNWKPGLLVGTLFALEYLFLGEALRYTSAAHAVVFLYTSPVFSALMLHFLIDSERLSPAQWAGILLAFGGIAVAFLLHSEARVAVSQPDQLWGDFLALLGGLAWGATTVLIRSTKLARISSEQTLLYQLTMAFVILVGAAFIMGQTQINPTPLAIASVAFQTFIISFAGLLLWFWMLNTYIASRLGVLSFMTPLYGVVLGAWLLDEAIEPGFVYGATMVITGIVLVSGHSWLKQLFFGKQRQNDIQADKSSER, encoded by the coding sequence ATGAACGAGCGGAAGCCAGTCGACACCACCGCAGTGAGTATTATGGTGGTGTTTTGTTTTGTCATGGGATTGCAGCAAATTTTCCTGAAAGCTACCGGCGACGACATTGCACCGATCCTCCAGATTGGCATCCGATCTGGCATTGCCGCCGTTCTGGTTTGTCTTTATGTCGTACTACGGCGCAAGCGCCTGTTTTTCGCCGATGGCAACTGGAAACCGGGTCTTCTGGTCGGCACCTTGTTTGCACTGGAATACCTGTTCCTCGGAGAAGCGCTGCGCTACACCTCAGCCGCTCACGCGGTGGTGTTTCTGTACACATCGCCTGTATTCAGTGCGCTGATGCTCCATTTCCTGATCGATTCAGAGCGCCTGTCACCAGCACAATGGGCAGGGATTCTGCTGGCCTTTGGCGGTATTGCCGTTGCGTTTCTTCTGCATTCGGAAGCGCGTGTGGCTGTCTCCCAGCCAGACCAGCTCTGGGGCGATTTTCTTGCGCTACTTGGCGGACTGGCATGGGGCGCGACGACAGTTCTGATCCGCAGTACTAAACTGGCCCGGATCTCCTCAGAACAGACTCTGCTGTATCAGCTGACCATGGCCTTTGTGATTCTGGTTGGCGCCGCATTCATCATGGGACAGACTCAGATCAACCCAACGCCGCTGGCAATCGCGAGCGTCGCATTTCAGACGTTCATCATTTCCTTTGCCGGATTACTGCTGTGGTTCTGGATGCTCAATACTTACATCGCTTCCCGTTTAGGGGTGCTGTCATTCATGACACCACTGTATGGGGTTGTACTGGGGGCCTGGCTGCTGGACGAAGCTATCGAGCCCGGATTTGTGTACGGCGCAACCATGGTCATCACCGGAATTGTGCTGGTCAGCGGTCACAGTTGGCTCAAACAGCTGTTCTTTGGCAAACAGCGTCAAAACGATATCCAGGCCGACAAGTCCTCAGAAAGATAA
- a CDS encoding helix-turn-helix domain-containing protein, which produces MSIPGKQFHSPPFSTELPASVVFRTACMPADATYPVHRHPWGEFVYSFSGIMEVKIGNRQYLTPSQYGLWLPPDVEHQGLNRYEVTHCSLYIDASLCGRMPETTCALEISPLITAMLEHLRQTQTTLPYSEAQTRLLTVLVDQLGDATPLGSYLPTSTDTALSKVLSWLEADPGSNASLTEFARQAHTTERTLMRRAQRDLGMPLSEWRQRLRVVKAMPMLEAGGKVENIAHDLGYASASAFIAMFRRLMGVTPDEYRRNL; this is translated from the coding sequence ATGAGCATTCCCGGAAAGCAATTTCACAGCCCGCCATTCAGCACAGAATTACCCGCGTCGGTAGTGTTCCGGACGGCCTGCATGCCGGCTGATGCCACGTATCCGGTTCATCGACACCCGTGGGGAGAATTTGTGTATTCCTTCAGTGGTATCATGGAAGTGAAGATCGGGAATCGTCAGTATCTGACGCCGTCTCAGTACGGTCTCTGGCTGCCGCCTGACGTTGAACATCAGGGACTGAATCGCTACGAAGTGACGCATTGTTCTCTTTATATCGATGCCAGCTTGTGCGGACGCATGCCGGAAACGACCTGTGCGCTTGAAATCAGTCCACTCATTACAGCGATGCTGGAACATCTTCGCCAGACCCAAACCACTTTGCCTTATTCCGAGGCACAAACCCGGTTATTAACTGTACTGGTGGATCAGCTCGGTGACGCCACGCCGCTGGGCAGTTATCTGCCAACCTCCACGGATACGGCGCTGAGTAAAGTACTGAGCTGGCTGGAAGCCGATCCCGGCAGCAATGCCTCACTGACAGAATTCGCCCGGCAGGCGCACACGACGGAACGTACCCTGATGCGGCGTGCGCAAAGAGATCTCGGAATGCCGCTGTCGGAATGGCGGCAGCGATTACGCGTGGTCAAAGCCATGCCCATGCTGGAGGCTGGCGGGAAAGTTGAAAACATTGCCCACGATCTCGGCTATGCCAGCGCCTCAGCCTTTATCGCAATGTTCCGCCGTCTGATGGGCGTGACCCCGGACGAGTACCGGCGAAACTTGTGA